A single genomic interval of Argopecten irradians isolate NY chromosome 8, Ai_NY, whole genome shotgun sequence harbors:
- the LOC138328891 gene encoding E3 SUMO-protein ligase ZBED1-like, which yields MPSLTTDNAKNIINAGQLAGFQPHIGCIAHTINLATQRGLKVPQLDRLLGRILRVVTYFHKSNIAMAILNTKQTLLELPHHKLIMDVSTRWNSTFDMLERFLEQQPAIEATLLSKDLKKNFKDVYTMSEDDISTASRVMEVLKPIKKVTTILCAEKSPTVSLIHPLKEMLLQQLRVIQDDDGNVVTAAKEAMIKDLEQRYTDHTMKLFLHESSCIDPRFKAMPYLDDAAKEEVYNPWHRKLNKLSKRFR from the exons ATGCCTTCTCTCACTACTGATAATGCCAAGAATATTATCAATGCTGGACAACTTGCTGGGTTTCAGCCACACATTGGATGCATTGCCCACACCATAAATTTGGCCACACAACGGGGATTGAAAGTTCCACAGCTGGACAGGCTCCTGGGAAGGATTCTACGAGTTGTGacatattttcataaaagtAACATAGCAATGGCCATTCTAAACACCAAACAAACCTTGCTGGAGCTGCCACACCATAAACTGATTATGGATGTTTCCACGCGATGGAACTCAACTTTTGACATGTTGGAGCGCTTCCTAGAACAACAGCCAGCGATAGAAGCTACCCTGCTGAGCAAGGACTTGAAGAAAAACTTCAAAGATGTGTACACAATGTCTGAAGATGACATATCAACAGCATCCAGAGTAATGGAGGTTTTAAAACCCATAAAGAAGGTAACTACAATACTATGTGCAGAGAAATCACCAACAGTTTCATTAATTCATCCCCTTAAGGAAATGCTGCTCCAACAACTAAGGGTTATCCAGGATGACGATGGAAATGTTGTTACTGCAGCAAAAGAGGCCATGATAAAGGACTTGGAACAAAG GTATACGGACCATACCATGAAGCTGTTTCTACATGAAAGTTCCTGCATAGATCCAAGGTTTAAAGCTATGCCCTACCTGGATGATGCAGCAAAAGAGGAAGTGTACAATCCTTGGCACAGAAAACTGAACAAGTTGTCAAAACGATTCAGATGA